A portion of the Blautia hansenii DSM 20583 genome contains these proteins:
- the hxsB gene encoding His-Xaa-Ser system radical SAM maturase HxsB produces MKLNYFNFKSFEDEILLTNDLGEHIFLKNEEFHQLISKSVQQESDLEKKLLEKYMIYDETNLEFTNKNRYEMQYLKGHLNMSASLHIFVVTTACNMGCVYCQANNGTKCSNIFMDEETAEKAVDIALQSPTRCLSFEFQGGEPLLNFKIIKHIVEYTEEHNTNHEINYNVVTNLTLLDDEKIEFFKTYKFGVSTSIDGHEYLHNSNRPFKDGTPTFTKVIDSLDKLKNSGIYVGAIQTTTRESLKYPVEIVKTYYDLGFDSIFIRPLTPLGKATINWKDIGYTAEEYLEFYLKALEATISLNKEGRFFKEEHATILLKRISGFFVNYMELRSPCGAGIGQLAYYADGNIFTCDEGRMLYEMGNEAFKLGNVNSSTYSTLIGNSACKAICASTILESIPTCCDCVYQPYCGTCPVVSYAATGDIIEKSPRGYRCKIYAGMLDKLFLLLKENDTQIVHILQTWSN; encoded by the coding sequence TTATTTTAATTTTAAATCGTTTGAAGATGAGATTCTGCTGACGAATGATTTGGGAGAACATATCTTTTTGAAAAATGAAGAATTTCATCAACTTATCAGTAAGTCAGTACAACAAGAATCTGATCTCGAAAAAAAGTTACTTGAGAAATATATGATTTATGATGAAACAAATTTGGAATTTACAAATAAAAATCGTTATGAGATGCAATATTTAAAAGGGCATTTGAATATGTCTGCTTCATTGCATATTTTTGTTGTAACAACAGCTTGTAATATGGGATGTGTTTATTGTCAAGCGAATAATGGGACTAAATGTTCTAATATTTTTATGGATGAGGAGACAGCGGAAAAGGCAGTAGACATTGCATTACAGTCTCCGACCCGTTGCTTGAGTTTTGAATTTCAAGGCGGAGAGCCACTGTTAAATTTTAAAATCATAAAACATATTGTTGAATATACAGAGGAGCATAATACAAATCATGAAATCAATTACAATGTAGTCACGAATCTCACATTGTTAGATGATGAAAAAATAGAGTTTTTTAAAACGTATAAATTTGGTGTATCCACGTCTATAGATGGTCATGAGTATCTTCATAACAGCAATAGACCTTTCAAAGACGGAACACCAACATTTACAAAAGTCATTGATTCTCTTGATAAATTAAAAAATTCAGGAATATATGTGGGAGCAATACAAACAACTACAAGAGAATCCTTAAAGTATCCGGTTGAGATTGTAAAAACATATTATGATTTGGGATTCGACAGTATTTTTATCCGTCCGTTAACACCTTTGGGAAAAGCGACTATAAATTGGAAAGATATTGGATATACAGCAGAAGAATATTTAGAATTTTATTTAAAGGCATTGGAAGCTACGATATCATTGAATAAAGAAGGTAGATTTTTTAAAGAAGAGCATGCAACAATATTGTTGAAACGTATATCAGGATTTTTTGTAAACTATATGGAGCTAAGATCTCCATGTGGTGCCGGTATAGGGCAATTAGCATATTATGCAGACGGCAATATATTTACCTGTGATGAAGGACGAATGTTGTATGAAATGGGAAATGAAGCCTTCAAATTAGGAAATGTAAATTCAAGTACATATAGCACTCTTATAGGTAATAGTGCTTGTAAGGCAATTTGTGCTTCAACTATTTTGGAATCTATTCCTACATGTTGTGATTGCGTATACCAACCGTATTGTGGAACATGTCCTGTCGTGAGTTATGCTGCAACAGGAGATATTATAGAAAAGTCACCGAGAGGATATAGATGCAAGATATATGCTGGTATGTTAGATAAATTATTCTTACTTTTAAAAGAGAATGATACTCAAATAGTACATATATTACAGACATGGAGTAATTAA